AATTCTGTTTGAAGGTTATTAACACGAGTATAATTACTTGGTCGATCTACACCTTCAAAAACATGATTTCTTAAATATCTATGGAAATATAGTTCACCCGCGGCGATAAACAAAGCCGATAATAATGAAGCAGACAACACAGGAACATTATCATTAAACAAAAATGAACCTAAAACCCATACTCCTAAAAAGGCAAGAATAAAGTCTCCAACAGCAGCACCTATATTTCCAATTAACGGTAAAATAAATATATCTCCAACAAATGCAATTACAGTTAGTAGTGCACTTATAATAAGTATATCTCCAAATGATACATTAAAAAATAATCCTAACACAACCCATAAAACAGCTACCGTCATGACGAGTTTAATAAAAAACGCCTTTGTGTATCTCAATAAATACCTCTCCTTTCATTAACTTATTTATTAGATTTTCCAGTTTCAAAATCATCATACATTTTAAGTAGAGGTATTAATTACATTTTAAAAAACAGGTGAAGATGTGCATAAGCTTTTATAAATTTATTAATATTGGCCATAATAATTACAAGCATTTAGTTTCATTTTCCATTTAAATAATTTCTTAACTCTTGACATTTTTTATACAAAAAGAAGCTTCTCAATAGTTTAAAAAACTAATGAGAAGCTTCTATAAGATGACCTAATATCCAGGATTCCTGGAGTGATTACATCATTCCCATTCCGCCCATATCAGGCATTGCAGGAGCTGGGTTTTTCTCTGGAATATCAGCTACAACCGCTTCAGTTGTTAAGAATAGAGCTGCTACAGATGCAGCGTTTTGTAATGCTGAACGAGTTACTTTTGCAGGGTCAACGATACCAGCGTCAATCATGTTTACCCATTCACCAGTTGCAGCGTTGAATCCAACACCAATTTCTTCACGTTTTAAGCGGTCAACGATAATTGAACCTTCAAGACCCGCATTGTTTGCAATTTGACGTACTGGCTCTTCTAAAGCACGTAATACGATACGTACACCAGTAGCTACATC
Above is a genomic segment from Lysinibacillus sp. PLM2 containing:
- a CDS encoding membrane protein encodes the protein MRYTKAFFIKLVMTVAVLWVVLGLFFNVSFGDILIISALLTVIAFVGDIFILPLIGNIGAAVGDFILAFLGVWVLGSFLFNDNVPVLSASLLSALFIAAGELYFHRYLRNHVFEGVDRPSNYTRVNNLQTEFSEEFDADLDKEKET